GAGTTGATAGTACGGAAGAAAGTTCAACTGCACTGGAAGCGGGTAAGTTTTTGAATAAAGAATATGGATCTATCATATGCATTTCTGGGGAAATAGATTATGTAATTTCTGGAGGTGAAGTTGCCGAAATTGCCAATGGATCTGCGATGATGACCAAAGTGACTGGACTTGGATGTACATCGACAGCTATCATTGCAGCATTCTTGGGACTTGGCAACAATCCATTTCAGGAAGCGATTGCTGGAGTTGCAATAACTAGCCTTGCCGGTGAGTTAGCAGCCTCCATTTCAAAAGGGCCCGGAAGCTTGCAATTGAACTTATACGATACGCTGTATAATCTCAGTAAAGAACAAATCTCTGAAAATCTTAAGCTCAAGAGAAATGCCAATCCATCCTGATTTTCCCTATCCACTATATTTAGTCATATCTGAGTCTGACTGTAAACATTTGCCTTGGCTACAAGTAGCTGAAGCGGCAATCCAAGGAGGAGTTGATATTATCCAACTTAGGGAAAAGGATATTTCAAGGAAAGAGTACTTGCAGAAAGCAATAGATCTAAAAAATATAACAGACAGGTATGCTGTGCCTTTGATTATCAACGATGCAGCAGATATAGCTGCTGAAATTGGTTCTTGGGTATACATGTTGGTTTATCAGATACGCAACCACTTGATATTATCTCCACCTATGGCGATCGTCTTAAAATTGGTTGGTCCCTGGAATTTGCAGAACAATTAAAAGGATGAGGAGATGCATGCCGTGCATCATTTGGGGGTAAGCCCAATTTTCAAAACTCCTACCAAGACGAATACAGTGACAACTTGGGGCATGGATGGATTGGAAGAATTGTCCAAAACAGTTTCTAAGCCAATGATCGCTATTGGAGGGATGAATATTTCAAATGCTGGAAAAGCATTTGAATCAGGGGCAAATAGTATCGCTGTTGTTTCAGCCATCTGTGCAAGCACAGATCCTAGAAAAGCAGCAGAAGAATTAAAGGAAAAAATTAAATGAGAGAAGATAAAAAATATCAAACACCTACAGTATTAAGTATTGCAGGGTTTGATGGCAGTGGTGGTGCAGGAATTCAAGCTGATACAAAGACAATTTCATCATTGGGGTGTTATGCTATGAATGTACTAACTGCTTTGCCAGTCCAAAACACTCAAGGAGTAAGAAACATTTTCGAAATACCTACAGAAGCAGTCAAAGAACAATTAGATTGCCTCTTTGACGATATCTATCCTGACAGCATTAAAATTGGAATGGTCCATAGCAGTGAACTGGTTGAGATTATTGCAAACCACCTTAAAGATTATAGAGGAAGTATAGTATTCGATCCAGTGATGGTTTCAACAAGTGGTCATCGATTGATAAAGGACGAAACGATTCAGGCGATTAAAGAGTTATTGTTTCCAATTGCATCTATTATTACTCCAAATTTGGATGAAGTTTCCGTGCTTGTAGGAAAGGAGATTTCTGACGTCAAGGCTATGGAAGAAGTTTCGGAGCAGATCCTTGGACTGGGTTGTGAGTCAGCTTTATTAAAAGGAGGCCATTTAGACAGTGATATTTTAACGAGTATCCTTATTCAACAGGGTAAACCAGCGCAATATTTTGAATCTAAACGAGTTGACACCAAAAACACTCATGGTTCAGGATGTACGCTTTCATCTGCAATTGCCTCTTTTTTAGCTAGAGGGTTTAACCTAACTCAAGCAACAGAAAAAGGATTATCGTATGTTAATAGTGCTATACTTGGCAGTAAAGATCTCGTTTTAGGCAAAGGCAACGGACCTTTAAATCATTTTTTTTAACCCCATAAAACTCATTAAATATGAATTGGACTGATCATGCTTGGCAGAGCATCCAACACTTATTTCAAGAAATATTGGAAATGCCGTTTATCCAAGAATTAAAAGATGGCACACTTCCATTGGAGAAATTTCAGTTTTATATGCTTCAAGATGCTAAATATCTTGAACATTATGGCAGAGCATTGGCTGCTTTAGGTTCCAAAGCAATGGATAATAAAATGGCATTGGATTTTTTCGATTTTGGGAAAAATGCTTTAGTTGTTGAGAGTGCATTGCATGAAGCTTATTTTGAACAATTTGGTCTTCAGGCACATCAAGAAATAACAATAGAACCTATTTGCCATCATTATATTCATTTTCTCAAAAGCACTGTGGCTTTTGACCCGATTGAAGTGGCAACAGCCGCAATTTTACCTTGTTTTTGGATTTATAAAGAAGTAGGCGACCACATCTTGGAAACTCAAAATTCATCTAACAATCCTTATAAAAATTGGATAGATACTTATAGCGGGGATGAATTTGCGGAGGGTGTAAAACTCGCTATTGCATATACGGATTATATGGCTGAAAATTCAACGGAAGAAAAAAGAAAATTAATGCTAGCGGCCTTTAAAACCGCTAGTAAATTAGAGTTTATGTTCTGGGATGCTGCTTATAAAAACACGAAGTGGTGAGAACATAAAGGAAATTGTTACA
The Sphingobacterium daejeonense genome window above contains:
- the tenA gene encoding thiaminase II, which produces MNWTDHAWQSIQHLFQEILEMPFIQELKDGTLPLEKFQFYMLQDAKYLEHYGRALAALGSKAMDNKMALDFFDFGKNALVVESALHEAYFEQFGLQAHQEITIEPICHHYIHFLKSTVAFDPIEVATAAILPCFWIYKEVGDHILETQNSSNNPYKNWIDTYSGDEFAEGVKLAIAYTDYMAENSTEEKRKLMLAAFKTASKLEFMFWDAAYKNTKW
- the thiD gene encoding bifunctional hydroxymethylpyrimidine kinase/phosphomethylpyrimidine kinase yields the protein MREDKKYQTPTVLSIAGFDGSGGAGIQADTKTISSLGCYAMNVLTALPVQNTQGVRNIFEIPTEAVKEQLDCLFDDIYPDSIKIGMVHSSELVEIIANHLKDYRGSIVFDPVMVSTSGHRLIKDETIQAIKELLFPIASIITPNLDEVSVLVGKEISDVKAMEEVSEQILGLGCESALLKGGHLDSDILTSILIQQGKPAQYFESKRVDTKNTHGSGCTLSSAIASFLARGFNLTQATEKGLSYVNSAILGSKDLVLGKGNGPLNHFF